The Polyodon spathula isolate WHYD16114869_AA chromosome 23, ASM1765450v1, whole genome shotgun sequence genome has a window encoding:
- the LOC121298153 gene encoding interleukin-17 receptor C-like, with protein MECLRVPILISTLLLTFGLSPVLSNGVWSEHLVKTHDAHKSPTVTCTQGLSCSVEVLSKLSPPGSVLSPPSSVLLPILMDSETLLCCQRDGDCQPCLRVRISMSITGPPGAEGEGSGGAGLDDAFSDDSDLEQDEEVEGEEGDSGLRRGSVPPEPSHTAPLRATVMVCVVTPPSTGQWLRVTLTSNSTAPGPVGTVQLDSVPVPVGSEVRLTALSQYQGSSFELIHSVPGCSHRDLQRTVKRCAVPTVNTTIDWERGVAKLRLDGTDRSHTHAMVCLMQRIGERCQASWRLNHTQVQHIPFRDITPCLCFQYYWCGIHDAVRRQSCPFSNHTEFQENVWRNSSLTVTRTVTLLHGTALSWLFTAPCRVEAEVWLCWWSGKGGSECREIQGSRKRLEKQGEFLNVDPHPSLCVQAQVPGMGQILDHQCPFAASDPQWTVNPSLRGQTLTVKLSHNSTPVSLCKRTGPNCTLVNTSQTGYWELQLHDPGSSDCLEAWRTDVSFSPRVLICPADLAHRWRWTLPLLLCLVLLSLGVLTAVLLRRSFNNWIQRVWKRRASFKGTLGGGPVLLLYPLEESVSLPVLVSSLGSCLADLGFSVSLDLWSRTELCSLGPVPWLHSRLAQLQQDGGKAVLILTQGAWEQAERWVQHPGSRTRQIQNSSDPCLDVFSASLSCILADFLQGRAGERFVLAQFETPLLRVFKHEGLPEIFKGIPLYSLPSQSLAFLTELSAVPRNSGTSRGRRADSLRAASRELTGRLAWRLKEVQRGAQQESGDWVSWGEECRRSQYSTDSGVGGTEEMWESVPLQPNEYRPQGRETSLAHWV; from the exons ATGGAATGTCTGCGGGTTCCGATTCTAATCAGCACGTTGCTGCTGACGTTCGGATTATCGCCGGTTCTCAGTAACGGGGTTTGGTCAGAACACTTGGTCAAGACGCACGACGCGCATAAATCACCTACAGTTACCTGCACCCAG GGgttgagctgcagtgtggaag TGCTCTCGAAGCTCTCCCCCCCCGGCAGTGTGCTGTCTCCCCCCAGCAGTGTGCTGCTTCCCATCCTCATGGACTCTGAGACCCTGCTGTGCTGCCAGAGAGACGGGGACTGCCAGCCCTGCCTGCGGGTTCGGATCAGCATGTCCATCACAG GTCCTCCGGGCGCAGAGGGGGAGGGATCAGGCGGGGCGGGGCTAGATGACGCCTTCTCGGATGACTCTGACCTAGAGCAAGACGAGGAagtggagggggaggagggggacagTGGATTGAGGAGGGGCAGTGTGCCCCCAGAGCCGTCTCACACTG CTCCCCTCAGGGCCacagtgatggtgtgtgtggtCACTCCCCCCAGTACTGGACAATGGCTGAGAGTCACCCTGACCAGCAACTCCACTGCGCCAGGGCCTGTG GGCACTGTTCAGCTGGACTCTGTCCCAGTGCCAGTGGGCAGTGAGGTGCGACTGACAGCTCTCTCTCAGTACCAGGGCAGCTCTTTCGAGCTGATACACAGTGTGCCAG GCTGTTCCCATCGTGACCTGCAGAGGACAGTAAAGCGCTGCGCTG TCCCCACAGTAAACACCACCATAGACTGGGAGAGGGGCGTGGCCAAGCTGCGATTGGACGGGACCGATCGAAGCCACACCCATGCGATGGTGTGCCTGATGCAAAGAATAGGGGAGCGGTGCCAAGCAAGCTGGAGACTG AACCACACTCAGGTGCAGCACATCCCTTTCAGAGACATCACCCCCTGTCTGTGCTTCCAG tactACTGGTGCGGGATTCATGATGCTGTGCGCAGACAGAGCTGCCCCTTTTCAAACCACACGG agtTCCAGGAGAATGTGTGGCGCAATAGCTCTCTGACGGTTACCAGAACAGTGACCCTGCTGCATGGAACAGCGCTGTCCTGGCTCTTCACTGCCCCCTGCAGAGTGGAGGCTGAAGTGTGGCTGTGCTGGTGGTCCGGCAAGGGGGGCTCCGAGTGCCGGGAGATCCAGGGCTCCAGGAAGCGACTCGAG AAACAGGGAGAATTCCTCAATGTGGATCCTCACCCCTCCCTCTGTGTGCAG GCGCAGGTGCCGGGCATGGGGCAGATCTTAGACCATCAGTGCCCCTTCGCTG CATCTGATCCCCAATGGACTGTCAACCCATCTCTGAGAGGACAGACATTGACCGTCAAGCTGTCCCACAACAGCACCCCTGTGTCCCTGTGCAAGAGGACAGGTCCAAACTGTACACTTGTCAACACCAGCCAG ACTGGCTATTGGGAGCTGCAGCTTCATGACCCGGGTTCGAGTGACTGTCTGGAG GCCTGGAGGACGGATGTTAGTTTCTCCCCCCGAGTCCTGATCTGTCCAGCGGACCTGG CCCACAGGTGGCGCTGGACCCTGCCTCTGCTGCTGTGCCTGGTCCTCCTGTCTCTGGGAGTGCTGACTGCTGTACTGCTGAGAAGATCCTTCAATA ACTGGATCCAAAGAGTGTGGAAGAGAAGAGCCAGCTTTAAAG GCACACTGGGCGGTGGTCCAGTCCTTTTGCTCTACCCCTTGGAGGAGTCGGTCTCCCTGCCTGTGCTGGTGTCCAGCCTGGGCTCCTGTCTGGCTGATCTGGGCTTCTCCGTGTCCCTGGACCTGTGGAGCCGTACCGAACTCTGCTCCCTGGGCCCTGTACCATGGCTGCACTCCAGGCTGGCCCAGCTGCAGCAGGACGGGGGCAAGGCGGTTCTGATTCTGACCCAGGGAGCATGGGAGCAGGCCGAACGCTGGGTCCAACACCCGGGCAGCAGGACCCGGCAGATACAGAACTCCTCGGACCCTTGCCTGGACGTGTTCAGCGCCTCGCTCAGCTGCATTCTCGCTGACTTCCTCCAGGGCCGCGCCGGCGAGCGCTTTGTCCTGGCCCAGTTCGAGACCCCCCTGCTCCGCGTCTTCAAGCATGAAGGGCTCCCCGAGATATTTAAGGGGATCCCCCTCTACAGCCTGCCCTCTCAGAGCCTGGCCTTCCTCACCGAGCTCTCAGCAGTGCCCCGGAACAGCGGCACCAGCAGGGGGCGCCGAGCTGACAGCTTGAGGGCTGCGTCCAGAGAGCTCACGGGCAGGCTGGCCTGGAGGTTAAAGGAGGTGCAGCGCGGGGCCCAGCAGGAGTCGGGGGACTGGGTGAGCTGGGGGGAGGAGTGCAGGCGATCCCAGTACAGCACTGATTCAGGAGTCGGGGGGACGGAGGAAATGTGGGAGAGTGTGCCGCTCCAACCCAACGAATACAGACCACAGGGCAGGGAGACCAGCCTGGCTCACTGGGTGTGA